The nucleotide window AGGGCATGACAGTAAGCCAGCGCGGCGGCCGCGAGTTGGTGCACCGTGCCGTCCACCGCCCCGGCCGCGCTGTCGTTCCTCACTCCTTCCACCCACTCCTCCAGCGACCGCACACACTCGAGtgaaaaacaattaaatagaGAACACCGGGTGTTCATACAACACCTACCAACATACctaatacatacctaaataaactcGTTTTATTGGCAGTTAAtatgtaaaaaagtttttttgattTGACGCCATTTTCTCAATTCAGAGTGATTACCCGGAAATGCCACCTTCCTCTAAGCGACAATCGTCAgtagttaacgttaacttacATGATGTTGACAAGTGTTCAGTAGAGCGGCATAAGGTGCAGGTGATGCTGGGTGAAGAGCTCGTTGCAAGTCTGGCTGCAATCGCTGCAACCGCGCTGCAAGCGACCAGCAAGCCGCTGCGCCCGCGCTGCATCGTGACGCTGCTTTTCTGCTGCGCGCACACACACGCTCCACTTCCGACGCTGCACATAATATATTGTTTACTAGAGTATGTCGAACGAAAGCTGAGTAGGCCGCAGTATTGCAGATTTCAGAATTTAATGTCTGAAACCTGCATTACTGGGGAAAATGCCACTTGTTGTTTTTATTACCTCTATAACTGAGGTGGTGAGCCTAGTTTTGATAACGAGATGGGTGGCTGATTTTAGGTGTCCGAATATGGCTTTTACGATTTCTCTGGCTCGCGCGTTAACGAGAGAGCGCGTTAAGCCATCAATCTCTATTATGATCTCTCAGCAATGAAGAATACAATACAGAGAGTCTATCACAATTAGAAACAAAGTAGGAGTACTTACCCAACAAGTTGAGACAGTCTTTCATAATGGCAGACAGTAGGGCCGGCAAGCGAGGCAGAGGCACGAGGCCGAGCGCGTGTCTCTGCTCGCGCCGCGCGAGGCGACACACGGCCGCGGCGAGGCTGCCGCACGCCTCCGCCTCGCGCTCATCCACCGCGTCGGTACACTCCTCTGAGTCTGTGAGAACAAGACAAAGTGACAAAGAGAAAAACGGGATACACATAAATTTCACAAAGTTCGTTTGATCGTTTGCGCTGTTGTTTGATGAAAACGTGATGTCTAATAAACAAATTTGATCGTTAACAGGGTGCTATATAAATGAGTACTGTATGtatgtacacacacacacacacacacacacaataacTAGCAAAAATTCAATAAGCAATATATGTTATTCTGTCACACTCACAAGAATCGTTGGCGGATCGCCGGGGGCCGATGGCCAGCCCCGTGGACTGCTCCAGAGTCTGCGACGCCTTCATCATTATGTTGATAGCGCGCTTCTCCAACCTGATACCAACCATTACTAATTACAATCCTTTATCACTTTGTTATAGGAGAAATGTTTTACTACAAACAATTACTTACACTTTCTGTATTTTGCTAGTTCTGCGCTGTGTACTGTCCGTCCGGTGTAGCATGTTTTTCGCTCTCTGAAATATAATGAAATCATCAGGGTAAAGCCTGAATGAGGTATTTTGCATAATGTGTAGACTCGACTAGACAGTGCATACTCATAGGTTAACACAAGACAAAGTGGGAGACATGTACACGAGTAATGTACACCCGCTGTCTTTAAAAATTTGTCTATCAGTGTCTCACTTCATATTTGCGGACAAGTCAGCTATATGCTAGCTGGACTTTGCAACACTAGCCACATGTACGAGCAAGCACGTACAATCCCAACCTTCGAAGTACTAAGGAATTAATCCCTTCTCCATCTCATCCCTATTCTGTAAGATCTGTCTGAACTTCTCCATCAACCAACTGTATGAATTGTCAAaactcaaaagtcaaaatcatttattcgaagtaggtacgtacaccttttgatgattcagaattgttagatttgtaagatgatataactaattacgtaaaattaaagctaagagggttccaaacgcgcccaggtctgagaagattGTCTATTTAGATTGCGGGGTTACATACCATCAGCGGAGAGGCGGCCATGGAGCGTGAGCGCAGGAAGTCCTTGAACGCAGTGAGCGAGTTGAGCGCGGCCGGGCCGCGTATGGCCAtgagcggcgcggcgggcgggcgGCCGGCCGCACTCAGCCACGCCGCCGCCGCTCGCATGGCCTCCACCGACGTGCTGGACGTGGAGTTGCTGCCGCTCACGCTCACACTGTCCACGCTCGAGTCTACACAATAAAGTGGCCATTTAGATGAATAATGTGGCATCAAATCAATGTGTAACGGGTGGTCGATTGTGGAAACCTGCATCATTCATTAATACAATCGCAATTGatgtaattggctgaatttatggtattcttgttacAACAATGCATATAGACAGCAAGCCTCAaccaatcagaagtgattgcgatcgtgtCATTCtagaattttatattatttgaaaattaatagAAAATTGAATTAAGGATTAAAATTTGCCGGCTTTAAAATTACCATCCTCGCCACAAGAgagcttttttttattgttcagATAAGAgctagcccttgattgcaatctcacctggtggaaagtgatgatgcagtctaaaatggaagccggctaacctggaaggtatATACTTCGACTGCCAGTATAGATCGCCGCAACCAACCTACATCGCAACGTCGCGTAATTCCGAGGTTTTTTGAGTTGCTGACTACAAAACTGACGGCAATTTTCGCCAGTAATACAACTTCACAAAAACTTACATTCAAACACACTAATCAAAGGTTTACACTTCATATTTGGAAACTATtagactattaaaaaaaattgagatacaTTTTcactaggtatttatttaaaacacaaGTTACCTTCCTCCAAAGCAATCATATCCATAAGGGCAGTGGGAGACAGAGGTCTCGTGTTACGATTGAGAAGCTCCTCAAATGCACTCTCTAGTTTTAAAACTCCAGCATTGTATAGTTGGTTCTGTAATAAAATCGTTTAACGTTTTGTACCcatactataaaataaatgagaaagtgtgtttgtttgttgatttgttgtCTTTCAttcacatcgcaacggagcaacagatcgacgcggacgtgatttttttgcataggcatagtttaagacctggagagtgatataggctactttttatcttggaaaatcaaagttcccacaggatttttaaaaatctaaatccacgcggacgaagtcgtgggcatcagctagtaatattatgtaaaagtttGGATATTTCTTATTCTTTCACACAACAATGACTCAACCGATTTgggtgaaatttggaatagagataatgtaggtatgtataatgtaATTGGGTTCACGTGGGATTTTCACTACATTCACTCAGATGAAGTTGCAGGCACCATCAAGTAAATAACTAATTTTTGAAAGGCAAATATCatacttacaatattttctaATTCAACACTCTGTGGGTTGtttttgttgaaataatttTGAGCTTCTGCTAATTTATCAAGTGCCTGTAAAAAAGAGTACTTAATTCGATTTTGGGTAATTTAAGTATACATTAATCTGTTTGATTTTTTAGTATTAAATACCAAACAATAATACACTATTGGTATTATTTATTCAGTATGAGACATTTacttaaattgatttcttataCAAAAATAGCACCTGATTATAGCCAGTGGTTAAGACAGTTAAGTGGTTTGGCCTTCTTTTTTGGGAGttctggggttcgatcctgggcacacaCCTTTATCTTATCAGAGCCATATgggttttaagaaattaaatatcaaatgCTTTGACAGTGCAAGAAAACATAGTGTGAAGTTCTCCATCATGTTTTGAAAGGTGAGTGAAGTTTACCAATGTGCACTGGACCCATGTGGCAGAGAAGAGACCGGtggtcagtagtgagccggcgatgggttgatcatgacaatgatgatgacaaAAATAGTACCTCTAAATACATATTCAGTGACTCAGTGGAGCCAGTGTGTGGTCCTGCTTGTATGAGGTCAGACAACTCTCTGGACACCATGTAGTAGTTAATTACATGATCCAGAGCTGTCACTGTACGCTCCATATCTATAAACAAAGTACAAGAATTAAgtagaaaattaaatattaaagtatgtaGTACTAAATAGTACTTAATTATgacatatttatgtaaatattttattatttaaaaacacaATATCACTTTGAATTTCTGGCTTCTTCATAGGGAAGGtccatataaattatttatttagaaataagtCCATCTTACTATGATGGATCTGCTGCAAGCGAGCAGTGTCTCCGTACAGAGGCAGCACGGCTGTCTCCAGCTGCTGCAGCCGCTGCTCGCAGGCACCCAGCACATTGCACACATCGCTGGCCAGAGCGGAACTGCGCTTGGCAGCCGCTTTTAACTCTTGCATGTTTGTCATCTCCTGGCAAGACAAGTAAAACAATACTCTATTGAAGGGAAAACTTCTTTGTTACTTTTGTCAACTGCACACatgttttttattacaatggaAACCAAAAACTAGTCATTAGCTTGATAATATTGGACTAAAAGATCAAATTGTTCCAATAAAGACAGGTAACACCCCTTATATTTAGTATTCATTTTTTGCTTTATCAAGCAAAATAACTCTTGGAATTCTTGGAATATGTAAGTAAATGTAATATCTCTAAAAAAGAAAAGGAGTTTTGGGAATAAAGTTGGTAAAATCATaaagaaagtaggtaggttCCTAAGTACGTACTCTTTTCAACTTCATTTcgatttcaaattttttctCCACTGCGTACATTTTGGCTGTTAAACGATTCTTATTTTCCTTAACACTTGACCACTTTGTTTAAATTATAGTTACtcaataaaacgattttagtAGAAAAGTAAAACCACTGTTTACTAATTTACACCGACCAGTGaccactaatttatttttgttgtgaCATTGACATTTCTAATTTCATGTTTCACCATAGAGATTTCATCCAAGTGTTTCACGTTTCACTGCTGACAACTGGGTTGACAGCTGACACATGGATGACACTTTTGACCACAGTTTAATAATAATGCCCAATGTGCCCAATAATAGTGTCAGTGAGagccggtacagacgaagtccatctccttacttacttacctaacttgtaaataactaactacaaacttgacattggccaaTCTGTGTAAAGCCCACTAAAACcagacaataaaaaaaaatacgcctctagaatagaatagaatagttaGATACATAACTATTATAGAATTCAGACGAAAACATGCCTAGAAAATGTCtagttttaaaacaaataaaaggtTAGAAAtatgcttatttatttattattaataagcagcttttaaataacatatttcatgtttttaaaaacaaagttaataaaaactttttgagTGCCTctgataataatgtattatattACTAAATGTATCCGAACGTAAATGGTGACGTGACGTGAACGTCGAAACGTGGCTGACGTTTGTTGCTTTGACTTGTCAAGTTGTCAATTTTTCTTCCACGAATGTTCACTGACTctcatattttgtaaaaattataaaattaatacgcAAGAAATAATtcaatctattctattctagtgcTAATTAGGAAAagcaataaattattgtaagtataaGTATCGCAAATAAGTTGCATAAGTCACAGAAATAGTGCAAATTTGTTCAGAATCCTAATTTGTATTTAAATGTTTTAGAAAATGGATCAAATCGCTAAATTCGTAGAGCCAGGCAAGCAATTCGCAAAAGACTCAATCAGATTAGTGAGAAGATGTACAAAACCTGATAGAAAAGGTAagaataaactttaaaatacctatacttatttaaaaatagttttataccTACCAATGTTTTGGACCAGTGGCTACTTACTGTGAAAGTCGCTGTTTTCTAATGTTAGGACTGTTAATTGTGCTGATCAGCAGATTCTTGCTAACCAAAGTTTCTTTtaacatacaaaaataagtgCTATATAATAAGTGAAAGGAAAAGGAGAACATAAGCGTCATCATTAACAAAGCATAGACTTACAGTAAGTCATAGCCTGCTAAGTGCTAGCTGTATATCTATTGTCTGTGAAACAACACCTCCTGTCTCCTAGACATATACTAGAGATATAATATGTTTTCATTCATAAAACCTTTCTACCAATTAATACTCTTTTTCTGTGCCATTTTTGCTGTGATGTTTCATagataaattttaaactaagATAAAATCGTCTACCTTAGTGTAGAATCTATGCAATCTATGTTATACAGGCCACCTAGATGGAAACACATACATAATGCAAGCTTTATACCATATGGGGTGTATGGGCATTGTACATTTGCTTTCAGAAGATAAAAAGGACTAAATAACTTTTTCCTAACAATCATGACTAAAAGTAGTTTAcccaacattaaaataaatagcgatGAGCATAAAAAGCAAAGCATTGGAAGACCAGATAGACAACATCAAACAAGCCGCAGAAAACTGCTGCTACTAGAGGCTGGCTACTAGAATTGAGAAGCATTGCGATTTTTGTTTGTGTACACCCCTATGGTTTGACTTTTGAAGCCCTGCAATATGCAAAATCTTCAGTTAGACCTAGTGGTTGGAGCTGTACATTGTTATGTTCTTGATGTTGGCAGCTATGCAGGGTTTCCTTACAGACCCTGTGTCACATAGACTGTTGCGGATTTATTGTGATTGCCACCAAGAATAGCATCACTacatagttttaaatatttctacACCAATCTTCAAAACATGTCACATCCAACACTTCaaaggaataaaaaatatttttattttatttatttacttatttaaaatactaTCTCCACAACATTGGTAAGTTAGTAAGTTTCTCCTTTTCTCCTTTTCAGAATTCCAGAAAATAGCCATCGCCACAGCTATAGGATTCTGCATCATGGGTTTCATCGGGTTCTTTGTGAAGCTGATCCACATCCCCATCAACAACATCATTGTGGGCTCGTAGGCAAGGCTAGTTTAGCTATAGTTAACTTGCACCACAGTTTAGCTACTATACAGTTGAGAGGATTTTGTGTAACTTGGATATGTGGGTTCTTATTTTGGGGATGGGGCAGTGCAGGTTCTAAGGCCCCTGTATCACATTGACTGTTGCCAAGCTATTGTGATTGCACCATTTTATACTAGGACATGTGGGTTGGCATAATGgttcattttcattatttggtTTGACCAAAAGAGATATTTACAGTTACAGCAAGTCTCGAATAAAAGATTGAAAATGCAGTTTATTTATGTTAACACATCCTGTCACCCAGTaccttttttttactattatgaCAAgaccgaaaatatatttataacatgATCGCACAATGTATGTTGAGTTGAATCAAAAAGTAGTAATTTCTATGATCAAAAGTATTACGAAATTTAACACCAATTTACGAATATTAACTCAACTGAAGATGGAGCCTGAATGGGTTTTAGGATACAGTATATAATGTTGGTTTATTTTAGTTTCTAAACTgtatgatagctaaattgtggtttctgtatattatgtaagCTCTCCGGTGTTGTTTGGTGTTAAATTAATTCTCATCATATTGTCGATCTATCATACattttattagaataaattatttcattttataatacttGTTTCAATCTAATATAGTTCTCCACTTGACTGACAGTAGTACTAGTTGTACAATTAGGTAGTTCTACAAATATTTTCCGAGTTTATACAATAGGATAAATCATAAATAATAGAATCATTTACTGATGAGATATAGTTAGGTTAGAAAATCATAGAATATATAatgtaactagctgacgcctgcgacttcgtccgcgcggatttaggtttttcgaaatcccgtgggaactctttggttttccgggataaaaagtagcctatgtgctaatccaggatattatctatctctattccgaatttcagccaaatccgtcgagtggtttttgcgtgaaggagaacaaacatacacacacacacacatacaaactttcgcctttataatattattagtgtgatatagattatctatttatttattaggcaaccaaaacagattacaatatattatacttttaaaCTAATTCCTCAATCACTACTTTTTTTCCTATTGTAAACCCGAGGGTCGCAAAACATGACATGACCAgggttcatattattatcagatgtgTAATAGAACTATGGAATGATCATAATATATGAAACTACCCCTGAAACAGGAAATTAAAACATTCATAAACATTGTACTTATAGaaatttattgtattaaatcTGTCATATATTAAATTCTAATAACAAtcaacaagtaatttaaaaaaattcaaaaaacccTGACTGGTTTGTACAGCATCTTTTTCAGTCCGCACTAATCTAAATTGGCGGATTTTATGTGCTTCAATAAGCACTAAAAATcggccatttttatttttttaggatttttaaaacgcaCCATCAGACGAATGtataatgacgtatcatttatcaaaatcggttgagcctttgagtagttacgagccgACAATACAAACAtgcatacaggtcaaacacataaccccaAAGCTAATGTTTGACTTGATAAGAggtgtaaatataaatattagcCATAAGAAGAATAAATCTCATGGAGACATGATCTCTTAGGTGGATCTgtgttacattttattttaatgcaaaAGTGCAAACAGATTATAGTCACAGCCTAAAGATACTTCATACAGTTGGTCAACAGAGACAACTACAGAGCAATCCTGCGGGCTTATAAATCAACTAGGTATTTATATCTAGGCTATACAATAGTGATCAACGCATCGCCTTCTGCATGACGTGTATGTAGTAGGCCGGGTTGCGCACGCGCTCCAGCGGCTGGAAGTCCGCGTAGATGTTGTGCTTGGCGCGGTTGTCGAACGCCTCGTCGAGCATGCTCGTGAAGCTGTCCAACTTGTGCGGGTAGTAGCAGAGGCGGAACTCGCTGGAAAGAAACAAGCTTCATTTAAATACATCTGGACTTGAGATTCTTAAGCATTCTGCAAGCAGCCCGAACGTAGGGTGATTGATTTTAAAAGCAACCCAACGTACGCTGATGAGAATTGAAAAACAACGATTTTAAGTCAATTGAGAAGACATTTTATAGCAAAGCTCTGCGTTTTTTGCTTCAAAGTATAAGCCTAAGAACGAAGGTTAaaatctgtagagcgcactttgactttgcttggacttaagtttcagttaaaatgagatagatttataccagcggtatgtcgctgtctcgttttaacagtgtcttaagtctgagcaaagtcaaagtgcgatctatagatctcaggcgTAGAGCGGAATCCAGACCATTTATGTGTTCGGTGGAAATCCAATAGTCCAATAGAAGTACCTATAGTGAAAAGTGTGTGTGTCCTCTAAAAGGCTCAAGTGTTCTATGACCATATTCGAGGCTCACAAAAAAATTTGCGCTCGCTACACTTTCGCCAAATGTCAGGCTTACCTCTTCTCCGTTTCGTGTCCGTCTTCGGCGGCGTCGATGCAGTAGTCGAGAGCCACCAGCTCCGGCTTGCCGCGCACCACCAGCACCGACGTCTTGATGTCCACCGGGTACATGCACTGCAATAAACGGAACATCGATACATTCTTTAGCTATACATTAAACTATGtatatagtacgtgacaggtcgataTGGCACCGTACTATATAAGGTATAGGTAAGTGTCCTCTACAACTTTTGTGACTCTACCACAATACAGACCATACATACCAGAATACAGATTCTGAACGAATCCATCCATTATAGGATGGACTGAGAAGAGCTTACAAGAAACAGCAGTTCAGTAGGCACTCCCACTGCGAAAAGCGCGTACTTAGGTGTGCGGTTGCCCTCGCGCATTGCAATCTGACATCGCACATCGCTGCACTTTGTTTACCGTAACCCAAAAAAATTGCAATCGATAGGTTCTTTAGTAATGAATTGTTCAATTTTATCGGTTtacttacataaatattgtaggtaattatgaaatttaaaaGCAGTTTAATAGCTTCGTATCAAAACAATATCCGCAACTCATAGCAATGATAGCGTACCTACTATCTTATTTTCGGTGACCCGGCAAGAGatctttatacttacttatatggcATGATGTAACAAAGAACAAACAGACTAAGTAGATGTCGCTACACAATCCTCGATCTCGCTAACAGAGTTTTCTCACCTGAGCACTATAAGTTACAAAGAATGGACCAGCTGGGTCCTCGGGTATATTACCAGCCAAGAGGAAGATCTTTCTATTGAGTCTCCCGAGCGTATCACCATCTTCACCGTACATAACTAAAGTAAGAGCCTGGATACTTGtacttacattataataaatagaGTGTCCCGGCGTGGCGCCACTATCGATCATGGCGTCATAGTTCCTGTGGTCAATGAACAGCAGGCCTCCGGGCTTCAGCACCGTGGCGAAGTTGCGCAAACACATCCGCTGTGTGCGCTGGTCTTCGAACTCGTCCAGCAGATGAGCGAACGAGTTGCCGAGGCAGATGACCGCGTCGAAGGAGGCGCCGGGTAGGAATGCTTGTACGTCCTGTGGGAGAGTTTGCCAACTTGCTTCTTCGATCACTAGAACCACAGAAATAATATTCTGATTTTTATgactaaaacacatttatatcaGTATGAAATACTGATGCGGTTTTGATTAGTCTCTGTTTTTGTGTTCGAACAGTTCTCAGAAACAGCTGTTCTAAACACAGCTGAGTGATATTAACGTAGTTGTATGGAACAGATATTCTTTTGGCTCCGTACcaggaaaaaggaacccattATAGGATGACTTCGTTGTCTGCTtatctatgtctgtctgtctatctatctgtgtgTCCTACGACacagtgtctgtcaagacaaaggaatcaaaacctatagggtacttcccccttgatctagaatcatgaagtttggcaggtagcaatgacTTACAACACAAAAATctgtaaaccgtgaatttttggtatCTTCACAAAAAAATTCAATCCGCAAAGTT belongs to Maniola jurtina chromosome 6, ilManJurt1.1, whole genome shotgun sequence and includes:
- the LOC123866506 gene encoding protein transport protein Sec61 subunit gamma, yielding MDQIAKFVEPGKQFAKDSIRLVRRCTKPDRKEFQKIAIATAIGFCIMGFIGFFVKLIHIPINNIIVGS
- the LOC123866479 gene encoding exocyst complex component 7, producing MYAVEKKFEIEMKLKREMTNMQELKAAAKRSSALASDVCNVLGACEQRLQQLETAVLPLYGDTARLQQIHHNMERTVTALDHVINYYMVSRELSDLIQAGPHTGSTESLNMYLEALDKLAEAQNYFNKNNPQSVELENINQLYNAGVLKLESAFEELLNRNTRPLSPTALMDMIALEEDSSVDSVSVSGSNSTSSTSVEAMRAAAAWLSAAGRPPAAPLMAIRGPAALNSLTAFKDFLRSRSMAASPLMRAKNMLHRTDSTQRRTSKIQKVLEKRAINIMMKASQTLEQSTGLAIGPRRSANDSYSEECTDAVDEREAEACGSLAAAVCRLARREQRHALGLVPLPRLPALLSAIMKDCLNLLASEVERVCARSRKAASRCSAGAAACWSLAARLQRLQPDLQRALHPASPAPYAALLNTCQHHCVRSLEEWVEGVRNDSAAGAVDGTVHQLAAAALAYCHALAAHIQIIGPALATEASYARAASQITGVQDRNALMLSLYMRKVLAQLNLSLRNKSEQYPDALKAIFLLNNTLYLLQGLQRSGLLDVLMLAEPECEASYRDMIQDYKNAYVQSWNKLLSHLSLDEPLPAKLRDKDRQMLKDKFSSFNREWEEITRAQRSYSVPDAELREALKRDNKQAILPPYTTMHERALATPFAKHPDKYVKYTPLQIAAQLDGYFDEAA
- the LOC123866497 gene encoding glycine N-methyltransferase, coding for MSADKVFHSRSQGIPSEGVKDQYADGKAARVWKKYIGDSNQRTKNYRDFLSGLLRKHGCVRVLDVACGTGIDSMMLLDEGFEVVSVDASDKMLKHALKARWEKRKDPRYDDWVIEEASWQTLPQDVQAFLPGASFDAVICLGNSFAHLLDEFEDQRTQRMCLRNFATVLKPGGLLFIDHRNYDAMIDSGATPGHSIYYNCMYPVDIKTSVLVVRGKPELVALDYCIDAAEDGHETEKSEFRLCYYPHKLDSFTSMLDEAFDNRAKHNIYADFQPLERVRNPAYYIHVMQKAMR